The Aminivibrio pyruvatiphilus genome contains a region encoding:
- the sdaAB gene encoding L-serine ammonia-lyase, iron-sulfur-dependent subunit beta, translating to MGFLDIIGPVMIGPSSSHTAGAARLGKLAKSCWGDDPVREVVLFLRGSFAFTSKGHGTDKALVAGLLGMEPDDEGIRTALETAVDRGFPFRFEREDVDGAHPNSVRILFSGRDGRTMEIVGASVGGGAVELQEIDGFSLKVTGDLPTLVTFHRDVHGVVAAVAALLADRKINIASMTLHRKARGGLASLVAEMEMEGNPDPALPGEVAKVHPAIVRVVPLYGRGGPS from the coding sequence ATGGGATTTCTTGACATCATCGGGCCGGTGATGATCGGTCCGTCATCAAGCCATACGGCGGGTGCCGCCAGGCTGGGAAAGCTGGCGAAATCATGCTGGGGAGACGACCCTGTCCGGGAAGTGGTCCTTTTCCTGAGGGGGAGCTTCGCCTTCACTTCCAAAGGGCACGGAACGGACAAGGCCCTGGTGGCGGGGCTTCTCGGAATGGAGCCGGACGATGAAGGCATCCGGACGGCCCTTGAAACGGCCGTTGACCGGGGCTTTCCCTTCCGGTTCGAGCGGGAGGACGTGGACGGCGCCCATCCCAATTCGGTCCGCATCCTCTTTTCGGGCAGGGACGGAAGAACCATGGAAATCGTGGGGGCCTCGGTGGGAGGCGGAGCGGTGGAACTCCAGGAGATCGACGGATTTTCCCTGAAGGTGACCGGGGATCTCCCTACCCTTGTGACCTTCCACAGGGACGTCCACGGAGTGGTGGCCGCGGTGGCAGCCCTTCTTGCAGACCGGAAGATCAACATCGCCTCCATGACCCTCCACAGAAAGGCCCGGGGAGGGCTGGCCTCCCTCGTGGCGGAGATGGAGATGGAAGGGAATCCCGACCCAGCCCTCCCCGGTGAAGTGGCAAAGGTCCATCCTGCCATCGTGCGGGTGGTTCCCCTCTACGGGAGAGGAGGTCCCTCATGA
- a CDS encoding helix-turn-helix transcriptional regulator has protein sequence MRAPKILGIAIGFGLLFAWMESLFLQYGLSARLAARGYAGESPVVLFLAVHCLAYLVMGFLSMKSFFDRYREAVPFAGCMFMLSLPALLFVSAFAPSPPAAALALAGMLLAAAGAAMLFGRWGVLLSTLIPDDVAVVYGLSPLAATFFIRFFTAWDVSFLLFAAPLLSLALLWGAGGVGAEETEQLSPLPDFPIWRLAVFLFCFYAANGFLISLIPILFPMEFARADQVTDWIRALSSLGVAFIFRFYPRADLRNFYRGAFPFIAAALFFLTFSPYRTPARFFLEGGLSFLDLYAWLLLIYFASRTGLRRGAVINFGIFIIVFAGTVAHYHLLFRGAALLPGQSGLASFALLGIFLLLLMLSLWDGRELPLQMGSAARREREEEGFAGGDDGGDMGDADPEVKEKEEEMGRRMKLMEFNLTRQETEIALLLLKGAKDLNICSLLYISQNTLKYHLRNIYRKTGSSNRRELKNILD, from the coding sequence ATGAGGGCGCCAAAAATCCTGGGTATCGCAATCGGTTTCGGCCTGCTCTTTGCGTGGATGGAATCTCTCTTCCTGCAATATGGCCTTTCGGCCCGCCTCGCCGCCAGAGGATACGCCGGCGAAAGCCCCGTGGTCCTTTTCCTGGCCGTTCACTGCCTTGCCTATCTTGTCATGGGGTTTCTCTCCATGAAATCCTTTTTCGACCGGTACAGGGAAGCCGTGCCTTTTGCCGGCTGCATGTTCATGCTCTCCCTGCCGGCTCTCCTCTTTGTTTCAGCCTTTGCCCCCTCTCCTCCCGCCGCTGCTCTTGCCCTGGCAGGAATGCTTCTGGCAGCCGCAGGAGCCGCCATGCTTTTCGGCCGGTGGGGAGTGCTTCTCAGCACACTCATCCCTGACGACGTAGCGGTGGTGTACGGACTGTCACCCCTTGCGGCCACCTTCTTCATCCGCTTTTTCACCGCCTGGGACGTTTCCTTCCTGCTTTTTGCCGCACCCCTGCTGAGCCTTGCCCTGCTCTGGGGCGCCGGCGGAGTGGGCGCTGAAGAAACGGAGCAGCTCAGCCCCCTGCCGGATTTTCCCATCTGGAGACTGGCGGTGTTTCTCTTTTGCTTCTATGCCGCCAACGGCTTTCTCATCAGCCTCATCCCCATCCTCTTTCCGATGGAGTTTGCCCGGGCCGACCAGGTCACTGACTGGATTAGAGCTCTTTCTTCCCTGGGAGTGGCTTTCATTTTCCGGTTTTATCCAAGGGCCGACCTGAGGAATTTCTACCGGGGGGCCTTCCCGTTCATCGCCGCCGCCCTTTTTTTTCTCACCTTCTCACCCTACAGGACCCCTGCAAGGTTCTTTCTTGAGGGAGGGCTCTCCTTTCTCGACCTTTACGCCTGGCTGCTCCTGATCTATTTTGCCTCCCGCACGGGCCTCAGGCGGGGAGCGGTGATCAACTTCGGTATTTTTATCATCGTCTTTGCAGGCACCGTGGCCCATTACCACCTGCTCTTCCGGGGCGCCGCCCTTCTCCCCGGTCAGTCCGGTCTCGCCTCTTTCGCTCTCCTGGGGATATTCCTGCTGCTTCTCATGCTCTCCCTGTGGGACGGGAGGGAACTGCCCCTCCAGATGGGAAGCGCAGCCCGAAGGGAGAGGGAAGAGGAAGGATTTGCCGGAGGAGATGACGGCGGAGATATGGGAGATGCCGACCCTGAAGTGAAGGAAAAGGAAGAGGAGATGGGCCGGCGCATGAAGCTCATGGAATTCAACCTCACCCGACAGGAGACGGAAATCGCCCTCCTTCTTCTCAAGGGAGCCAAAGACCTGAATATCTGTTCCCTTCTCTACATTTCACAGAATACACTGAAATACCACCTCAGGAATATCTACAGGAAAACAGGCTCAAGCAACAGACGAGAGCTTAAAAACATCCTCGATTGA
- a CDS encoding rubrerythrin family protein: MSVKNAMTAEFLRSAYGGESMAHMRYLGWADKADKEGLPKIARLFRAVAYAEQVHATNHFVVLNGDVADACLTAGAVFGMKETAENLVGAIAGEEHEVDQMYPVYYEAAKFQGEKDAMRTFNFALQAEKQHAEFFRQAREHALAKKDMEFEAMLICPVCGHTVADEAPEKCPVCGVPKDKYVRF; this comes from the coding sequence ATGTCTGTGAAGAATGCCATGACCGCAGAATTCCTGCGGTCGGCCTACGGCGGCGAAAGCATGGCCCACATGCGCTACCTCGGCTGGGCGGACAAGGCCGACAAGGAAGGCCTGCCGAAGATCGCCAGGCTGTTCCGGGCCGTCGCCTACGCTGAGCAGGTGCATGCCACAAATCATTTCGTCGTCCTGAACGGAGACGTGGCCGACGCATGTCTCACCGCCGGAGCTGTGTTCGGCATGAAGGAAACCGCCGAGAACCTTGTCGGGGCCATCGCCGGCGAGGAGCACGAAGTGGACCAGATGTATCCCGTCTACTACGAGGCGGCCAAATTCCAGGGCGAGAAAGACGCCATGCGCACATTCAACTTCGCCCTCCAGGCCGAGAAACAGCACGCCGAATTCTTCAGGCAGGCCAGGGAGCACGCCCTTGCCAAAAAGGACATGGAGTTCGAAGCAATGCTCATCTGCCCCGTGTGCGGCCACACCGTGGCCGACGAGGCGCCGGAAAAGTGCCCGGTGTGCGGTGTGCCGAAGGACAAATACGTCCGGTTCTGA